A genomic segment from Lutibacter sp. A80 encodes:
- the dnaX gene encoding DNA polymerase III subunit gamma/tau, translating to MEQFIVSARKYRPQTFEDVIGQKAITNTLENAIKNNHLAQALLFTGPRGVGKTTCARILAKKINEQAGETSDDDFAFNIFELDAASNNSVDDIRSLTDQVRIPPQTGKYKVYIIDEVHMLSSAAFNAFLKTLEEPPAHAIFILATTEKHKIIPTILSRCQIFDFKRIGILDAKEYLIKIAAQENINADDDALHIIAQKADGAMRDALSIFDRVVSFSGKDLTRKAVTENLNVLDYDEYFITTDLLLENKIPEVLVHFNNILSKGFDGHHFISGLATHFRDLLVAKDKITLDLLEVGDNAKKKYLTQSQKSDLRFLLQAIDLANNCDLKYKSSKNQRLLVELTLMQLASITFDREKKNNKPYIIAAIHFESKVKRRTFSKQIPAYQKKETNSVATKVETPSIKKEVKPILETTTRRRSALSLTSINRKKELDKIEVEYDQVEGLPTDSFTEGEAILAWKKYSELLLSKGKKSLTAVMNTNKPYIKDSNLHFDLPNHLMKDQLEKGKYPLLKFIREQLNNFKVDLVLHVNEEETKKFAYTPQEKYEKLKEKNSAITLLKKTFDLDL from the coding sequence ATGGAACAATTTATAGTCTCAGCTCGTAAATATAGACCTCAAACTTTTGAGGATGTTATTGGGCAAAAAGCGATTACAAACACGCTCGAAAATGCTATAAAAAACAACCATTTAGCACAAGCTCTTTTATTTACTGGGCCACGTGGTGTTGGTAAAACTACTTGTGCAAGAATTTTAGCAAAAAAAATTAATGAACAAGCTGGCGAAACTAGCGATGATGACTTTGCATTTAATATTTTTGAATTAGATGCTGCTTCAAACAATTCTGTTGATGATATTAGAAGTTTAACCGATCAAGTTAGAATTCCACCACAAACAGGAAAATATAAAGTTTATATTATAGATGAGGTTCACATGCTATCTTCAGCGGCTTTTAATGCATTTTTAAAAACATTAGAAGAACCTCCAGCGCACGCTATTTTTATTTTAGCAACAACCGAAAAACATAAAATAATTCCAACTATTTTATCTCGCTGTCAAATATTTGATTTTAAAAGAATTGGTATTTTAGATGCTAAAGAATATCTAATTAAAATAGCTGCTCAAGAAAATATTAATGCCGACGACGATGCTCTTCATATAATTGCCCAAAAAGCAGACGGTGCAATGCGTGATGCTTTATCTATTTTTGATAGAGTTGTCAGTTTTTCAGGAAAAGACTTAACAAGAAAAGCTGTTACAGAAAATTTAAATGTTTTAGATTACGATGAATATTTTATTACAACAGATTTACTTCTAGAAAATAAAATTCCTGAAGTTTTAGTCCATTTTAATAATATTTTATCGAAAGGTTTTGATGGACATCATTTTATAAGTGGTTTAGCAACTCATTTTAGAGATTTATTGGTAGCTAAAGATAAAATTACATTAGACTTATTAGAAGTTGGAGACAATGCTAAAAAGAAATATTTAACACAATCTCAAAAAAGTGACCTTCGTTTTTTATTACAAGCAATTGACCTGGCTAACAATTGTGATTTAAAATATAAAAGTAGTAAAAATCAACGCTTATTAGTTGAACTAACACTTATGCAATTAGCCTCTATCACTTTTGATAGAGAAAAAAAAAACAATAAACCATACATAATTGCTGCTATTCATTTTGAAAGTAAGGTAAAGAGACGTACTTTTTCTAAGCAAATTCCTGCTTATCAAAAAAAAGAAACAAACTCAGTTGCAACTAAAGTAGAGACTCCTTCAATAAAAAAAGAAGTTAAACCAATATTAGAAACAACAACCAGAAGACGTTCTGCCCTATCGCTAACTAGTATCAACAGAAAAAAAGAGTTAGATAAAATTGAAGTAGAATACGATCAAGTAGAAGGTTTACCAACTGATAGTTTTACAGAAGGTGAAGCCATTTTAGCTTGGAAAAAATATTCAGAATTACTTTTAAGTAAAGGTAAAAAAAGTCTTACTGCTGTTATGAATACCAATAAGCCTTATATAAAAGATTCAAATCTGCATTTTGATCTTCCAAATCATTTAATGAAAGATCAATTAGAAAAAGGTAAATATCCACTTTTAAAATTTATTAGAGAACAATTAAATAATTTTAAAGTAGATTTAGTGCTGCATGTTAATGAAGAGGAAACAAAAAAGTTTGCATACACTCCTCAAGAAAAATATGAAAAATTAAAGGAAAAAAATTCAGCAATTACATTATTAAAAAAAACATTCGATTTAGATTTATAA
- the pflB gene encoding formate C-acetyltransferase — protein MTEIDFKSGIWNKTVNVRDFVINNVTPYYGTHEFLVGPSSKTEKLWEICKKATLEERKNNGVHSLDTETISTIAAFEAGYIDKENEVIVGLQTDQLLKRTMKPFGGFKVVQKALSEHGVEPNKTLTNLFSKYVKTHNDGVFDAYTAEIKKFRSLGFLTGLPDNYARGRIIGDYRRIALYGIDFLIASKKADLASIKGPMTDSVIRLREEVAEQIRALNEMIALGKTYGLDLSRAAVNAQEAVQWTYMGYLAAVKEQDGAAMSLGNVSTFLDVYIENDLQKGLISEVEAQEYIDQFVMKLRMVRHLRMAAYDEIFAGDPTWVTEAIGGMFSDGRTKVTKTSFRFLNTLYNLGPSPEPNITILWSYSLPQNFKDYCAKVSIDTSSIQFENDNLMRENRGSDDYGIACCVSYQELGKSIQFFGARTNLAKTLLLAINGGRCEFTGTQVVDGIPAYTDEYLDFDTVMANFKIAMKEVARVYNDSMNIIHYMHDKYYYEKAQMALIDTNPSINIAYGIAGLSIVADSLSAIKYAKVKPIRNEEGLTVDFKIEGEFPCYGNDDDKVDALATQAVADFNNELKQLPVYKNAEPTMSVLTITSNVSYGKKTGATPDGRAYGVAFAPGANPMHGRDKNGAIASLNSVAKINYKDSQDGISNTFSIVPKSLGANEEDRINNLATTLDGYFSRNAQHLNVNVLNKETLLDAMERPEEYPQLTIRVSGYAVNFVRLTKEQQQEVITRSFHESM, from the coding sequence ATGACAGAAATCGATTTTAAAAGTGGAATTTGGAATAAAACAGTTAATGTTCGGGATTTTGTAATTAACAATGTAACACCATATTATGGTACACATGAATTTTTAGTTGGACCAAGTTCTAAAACTGAAAAATTATGGGAAATTTGTAAAAAAGCTACATTAGAAGAAAGAAAAAATAATGGTGTACATTCTTTAGATACAGAAACTATTTCTACTATAGCTGCATTTGAAGCTGGGTATATAGATAAAGAAAACGAAGTAATTGTTGGTTTGCAAACAGATCAATTATTAAAAAGAACAATGAAACCTTTTGGAGGTTTTAAAGTTGTACAAAAGGCATTATCTGAACATGGAGTAGAACCAAACAAAACATTAACTAACTTATTTTCTAAATATGTTAAAACACATAACGATGGTGTTTTTGATGCGTATACTGCTGAAATTAAAAAATTCCGTTCATTAGGGTTTTTAACAGGTTTACCAGATAATTATGCACGAGGAAGAATTATTGGTGATTACCGTAGAATTGCATTATATGGTATAGACTTTTTAATTGCGTCTAAAAAAGCAGATTTGGCTTCAATAAAAGGACCAATGACAGATAGCGTAATTCGTTTAAGAGAAGAAGTAGCTGAGCAGATAAGAGCTTTAAATGAAATGATAGCCTTAGGTAAAACCTATGGTTTAGACTTATCTCGTGCAGCTGTAAATGCGCAAGAAGCAGTTCAATGGACATATATGGGATATTTAGCAGCCGTAAAAGAACAAGATGGTGCAGCAATGTCTTTAGGAAATGTTTCTACATTTTTAGATGTATATATTGAGAATGATTTACAAAAAGGGTTAATTTCTGAAGTTGAAGCTCAAGAGTATATAGATCAATTTGTTATGAAGTTAAGAATGGTACGTCATTTACGTATGGCTGCTTACGACGAAATTTTTGCAGGTGATCCAACTTGGGTAACAGAAGCTATTGGAGGTATGTTTTCTGATGGAAGAACTAAAGTAACCAAAACATCATTCCGTTTTTTAAATACATTGTATAACTTAGGACCATCACCAGAGCCAAATATTACAATTCTTTGGTCTTATAGTTTACCTCAAAATTTTAAAGATTACTGTGCAAAAGTATCAATAGATACTTCTTCAATTCAGTTTGAAAATGATAACTTAATGCGTGAAAACCGTGGGTCTGATGATTATGGTATTGCCTGCTGCGTTTCTTATCAAGAATTAGGAAAATCTATTCAATTTTTTGGAGCTAGAACCAATTTAGCTAAAACATTATTATTAGCTATAAATGGAGGTAGATGTGAGTTTACAGGAACACAAGTTGTTGATGGAATACCAGCTTATACTGACGAGTATTTAGACTTTGATACAGTAATGGCTAATTTTAAAATTGCAATGAAAGAAGTAGCACGTGTATACAACGACTCTATGAATATTATTCATTATATGCACGATAAATATTATTATGAAAAAGCACAAATGGCTTTAATTGATACAAATCCATCAATAAATATAGCATATGGAATTGCAGGTTTATCAATTGTTGCAGATTCTTTATCAGCCATAAAATATGCAAAAGTAAAACCTATTAGAAATGAAGAAGGTTTAACTGTAGATTTTAAAATTGAAGGAGAATTTCCTTGCTATGGTAATGATGATGATAAAGTTGATGCACTTGCAACACAAGCTGTAGCTGATTTTAATAATGAATTGAAACAATTACCAGTATATAAAAATGCAGAACCTACAATGTCTGTATTAACAATTACTTCAAATGTTTCTTATGGTAAAAAAACTGGAGCTACTCCAGATGGTAGAGCTTATGGTGTTGCTTTTGCTCCAGGAGCAAATCCAATGCACGGGAGAGATAAAAATGGCGCAATAGCTTCATTAAATTCTGTAGCTAAAATTAATTATAAAGATTCTCAAGACGGAATTTCTAATACATTTTCAATTGTTCCAAAATCTTTAGGAGCAAACGAAGAAGATAGAATTAATAATTTAGCAACTACCTTAGATGGTTACTTTTCTAGAAATGCACAACATTTAAATGTTAATGTATTAAATAAAGAAACATTATTAGATGCCATGGAACGACCAGAAGAATACCCACAGTTAACAATTCGTGTTTCTGGTTATGCAGTAAATTTTGTACGTTTAACAAAAGAACAACAACAAGAGGTTATTACACGTTCTTTTCACGAATCTATGTAG
- a CDS encoding long-chain fatty acid--CoA ligase: protein MSKQITKLFEFAYHQLETYKLPNAFNTKYNGKWEATSSQDFIEKGNTLSRGLLKLGIKPGDKIAVISSNNRTEWNLLDFALLQIGAINVPIYPTISEEDYLYIFNHAEVSYCFLSDKDLYKKAKSIGKEVPSLKDIYSFDTVKKCKNWSEIIELGKDESLQVEVNKLKEEVKTEDLATIIYTSGTTGKPKGVMLSHKNIVTNVLDSVPRLPLEFGKITALSFLPVCHVFERMLHYLYQYTGTSIYFAEGMDTIVDNLKEVKPHFMTVVPRLLEKVFDSIINKGSELKGIKKLIFFWAVDLGLKYEPYKANGWWYEQKLKIANKLIFSKWREALGGRMKTMVSGSAALQPRLARVFAAAQMPVMEGYGLTETSPVISVNMINGNMFRIGTIGKTIDNVTVKIAEDGEILVKGPNVMQGYYKDPERTASVMTGEYFHTGDKGEFDKDGFLSITGRKKEIFKTSGGKYVAPALLENEMKQSRFIEQILVVGEGQKMPAAIVQPSFEFLREWARIHQEPVPENNEDLIKNPKIIKRIGKEIKKGNKSFAKWETIKRFELTPDVWSIENNLLTPTMKPKRTEILEKYADLYNKIYENNLK, encoded by the coding sequence ATGTCTAAACAAATAACTAAATTATTTGAGTTTGCATACCACCAGCTCGAAACCTATAAATTACCAAATGCTTTCAATACTAAGTATAATGGTAAATGGGAAGCAACTTCTTCACAAGATTTTATTGAAAAAGGAAATACCTTAAGCCGAGGATTACTAAAATTAGGAATAAAACCAGGTGATAAAATTGCCGTTATCTCTTCTAACAATAGAACCGAATGGAATCTTTTAGATTTTGCATTACTTCAAATAGGTGCTATAAATGTTCCTATTTATCCAACAATATCTGAAGAAGATTATTTATACATCTTTAACCATGCAGAAGTTTCTTACTGCTTTTTATCTGATAAAGATTTATATAAAAAAGCCAAAAGTATTGGAAAAGAAGTGCCATCTTTAAAAGATATTTATTCCTTTGATACTGTAAAAAAATGTAAAAACTGGAGTGAAATTATAGAATTAGGCAAAGATGAAAGTTTACAAGTTGAAGTAAATAAATTAAAAGAAGAAGTAAAAACAGAAGATTTAGCAACAATTATTTACACATCTGGTACAACAGGAAAACCAAAAGGTGTTATGCTATCTCATAAAAACATAGTCACAAATGTTCTAGACAGTGTTCCTAGACTTCCTTTAGAATTTGGAAAAATTACAGCCTTAAGTTTTTTACCTGTATGTCATGTGTTTGAACGTATGTTACATTATTTATATCAATATACTGGAACTTCAATATATTTTGCTGAAGGAATGGATACAATTGTAGATAATCTTAAGGAAGTGAAACCACACTTTATGACAGTTGTACCGCGTTTATTAGAAAAAGTATTTGACAGTATTATTAACAAAGGTTCAGAATTAAAAGGAATAAAAAAATTAATATTCTTTTGGGCTGTTGATTTAGGTTTAAAATACGAACCATACAAAGCTAATGGCTGGTGGTACGAACAAAAATTAAAGATAGCTAATAAATTAATTTTTAGCAAATGGCGTGAAGCACTTGGTGGAAGAATGAAAACAATGGTTTCTGGTAGTGCTGCACTTCAACCTAGGCTTGCTAGGGTTTTTGCAGCAGCACAAATGCCTGTAATGGAAGGTTATGGATTAACAGAAACATCTCCTGTAATCTCTGTTAATATGATAAATGGCAACATGTTTAGAATTGGAACAATTGGTAAAACAATTGACAATGTAACTGTAAAAATAGCTGAAGATGGTGAAATATTAGTAAAAGGACCAAATGTTATGCAAGGTTACTATAAAGATCCTGAACGTACAGCAAGTGTTATGACTGGTGAATATTTTCATACTGGTGATAAAGGAGAATTTGATAAAGATGGATTTTTATCTATTACAGGACGTAAAAAAGAAATATTTAAAACATCTGGTGGAAAATATGTAGCTCCTGCCCTTCTAGAAAACGAAATGAAACAATCTCGTTTTATAGAACAAATATTAGTTGTGGGAGAAGGTCAAAAAATGCCTGCAGCCATTGTACAACCCAGCTTCGAGTTCTTGAGAGAGTGGGCTAGAATTCATCAAGAACCAGTTCCAGAAAACAACGAAGATTTAATTAAAAACCCAAAAATAATTAAACGTATAGGCAAAGAAATTAAAAAAGGGAACAAAAGTTTTGCAAAATGGGAAACTATAAAACGTTTTGAATTAACACCAGATGTATGGAGTATTGAAAATAACCTACTTACTCCAACAATGAAACCTAAAAGAACTGAAATTTTAGAAAAATATGCAGATTTGTATAACAAAATATATGAAAACAACCTGAAATAA
- a CDS encoding long-chain fatty acid--CoA ligase has product MTQTATRLFDFAYLQLKNNQQEKLFNTKVNNSWVATSTLEYLELANNISRALLRLGVKPGDKIAVVTSTNRIEWSILDIAVLQIGAVNVPLYPTISSKDYAYIINHSDAIYCFVSDSYLAKKVSKIKDKTQLKDIYAFDTVKGVASWKSLLELGEDASNQKDVNILKKKVNKTDLATIIYTSGTTGIPKGVMLSHQNIVENTYVSSKALDLEAKTYKVLSYLPVCHIFERFALYYYQLMGFEIYFAESIDKLGDNLREVKPHFIPVVPRLLEKIYDKIVDKGSNLTGIKKALFFWALNLAKNYQPYNKNSWWYHFQLKIANKIIFNKWREALGGNIKFLVSGSAPLQPQLIQIFTAANIPVFEGYGMTETSPGISINDLRNKGFKIGTVGKALENIEIKIADDGEILVKGSNVMLGYYKNEALTTKTIINNYLHTGDIGELDNEGFLKITDRKKEMFKTSGGKYIAPAVLENKLKESRFIEQIMVIGEGQKMAAAIIQPHFEFLNEWVKRKKIKTDNSLDAIVSNKKIIKRIQKEIDQANKKFGQWEQIKVFKLTPEVWSIENGLLTPTMKIKRNAIKNKYQKLIDQIYKTTK; this is encoded by the coding sequence ATGACTCAAACCGCTACTAGATTATTTGATTTTGCATACTTGCAATTAAAAAACAATCAACAAGAAAAATTATTTAATACAAAAGTTAATAATTCTTGGGTTGCAACATCAACTTTAGAATATTTAGAACTTGCAAATAATATTAGTAGAGCATTATTAAGGTTAGGGGTTAAACCTGGAGATAAGATTGCTGTAGTTACTTCTACAAACAGAATTGAATGGAGTATTTTAGATATAGCTGTTTTACAAATTGGCGCAGTAAATGTTCCGTTGTATCCAACAATATCCTCTAAAGATTATGCTTATATTATCAACCATTCTGATGCTATTTATTGTTTTGTATCTGACAGCTATTTAGCAAAAAAAGTATCTAAAATAAAAGACAAGACACAGTTAAAAGACATTTACGCTTTTGATACAGTAAAAGGTGTAGCCTCCTGGAAATCCCTACTAGAATTAGGAGAAGACGCTTCAAATCAAAAAGATGTAAATATTCTTAAAAAGAAAGTAAACAAAACAGATTTAGCAACTATTATTTACACCTCTGGCACTACAGGAATTCCAAAAGGAGTTATGCTAAGTCATCAAAATATTGTAGAAAACACTTATGTTAGTTCTAAAGCTTTAGACTTAGAAGCAAAAACGTATAAAGTTTTAAGCTATTTGCCTGTTTGCCATATTTTTGAACGTTTTGCACTTTATTATTACCAATTAATGGGTTTTGAAATTTATTTTGCCGAATCTATTGATAAATTAGGTGATAATTTACGGGAAGTTAAACCTCATTTTATACCTGTTGTTCCTCGTTTATTAGAAAAAATTTACGATAAAATAGTTGATAAAGGAAGTAACCTTACCGGTATTAAAAAAGCACTATTTTTTTGGGCATTAAACCTTGCCAAAAATTACCAACCATATAATAAAAATAGCTGGTGGTACCACTTTCAACTAAAAATTGCAAACAAAATAATTTTTAATAAATGGCGCGAAGCTTTAGGAGGAAACATTAAATTTTTAGTTTCAGGAAGCGCTCCTCTTCAGCCGCAATTAATTCAAATCTTTACCGCAGCAAACATCCCTGTTTTTGAAGGTTATGGAATGACAGAAACTTCACCTGGAATTTCTATAAACGATTTAAGAAATAAAGGCTTTAAAATAGGTACAGTTGGTAAAGCACTAGAAAACATAGAAATTAAAATTGCTGATGATGGTGAAATATTAGTAAAAGGTTCTAATGTTATGCTAGGATATTATAAAAACGAAGCGCTTACTACAAAAACCATTATTAATAACTACTTACATACCGGTGATATTGGTGAATTAGATAATGAAGGTTTTTTAAAAATTACCGATAGAAAAAAAGAAATGTTTAAAACTTCTGGAGGTAAATACATTGCTCCAGCTGTTCTAGAAAACAAATTAAAAGAATCTCGCTTTATAGAACAAATAATGGTTATTGGCGAAGGACAAAAAATGGCTGCAGCAATAATACAACCCCATTTCGAATTTTTAAATGAATGGGTTAAACGAAAAAAAATTAAAACTGATAATTCATTAGATGCAATAGTAAGCAATAAAAAAATTATAAAACGCATTCAAAAAGAAATTGACCAAGCAAACAAAAAATTTGGCCAATGGGAACAGATAAAAGTATTTAAATTAACTCCAGAAGTTTGGAGTATAGAAAATGGATTATTAACACCAACAATGAAAATAAAAAGAAATGCTATTAAAAATAAATACCAAAAATTAATCGATCAAATATATAAAACAACAAAGTAG
- the pflA gene encoding pyruvate formate-lyase-activating protein → MESFGTHDGPGIRLVIFLQGCKLKCLYCHNPDTIQTSGGMEYKIEDLVAMAIKMKPYFGKTGGVTVSGGEPLLQAKQLIPFFKRLKEEKIHTNIDTNGRILNHFTKELLDNYADLVMLDIKHMTEEGYVALTGMRNKETTFKFAAYREASGKNMWLRYVLIPEITNKPELLHALGKHFKKYKTIEKIEIQPYHKLGIHKWKALGWEYQLEDARENTPEELENASAILKEYFKEVKIN, encoded by the coding sequence ATAGAATCTTTTGGAACGCATGACGGTCCCGGAATAAGATTGGTTATTTTTTTACAAGGTTGTAAACTTAAATGTTTGTATTGTCATAATCCAGATACTATTCAAACTTCTGGAGGTATGGAATATAAAATTGAAGATTTGGTTGCTATGGCCATAAAAATGAAGCCTTATTTTGGTAAAACTGGAGGAGTAACAGTTTCTGGAGGAGAACCTTTATTGCAAGCAAAACAATTAATTCCTTTTTTTAAAAGATTAAAAGAAGAGAAAATTCACACTAATATAGATACTAACGGAAGAATTTTAAATCATTTTACAAAAGAATTGTTAGATAATTATGCCGATTTGGTAATGCTAGATATAAAACATATGACCGAAGAAGGCTATGTTGCATTAACTGGAATGCGCAATAAAGAAACAACATTTAAGTTTGCTGCATATAGAGAAGCTTCAGGTAAAAACATGTGGTTACGCTATGTTTTAATTCCTGAAATAACTAATAAACCAGAATTATTACATGCCTTGGGTAAACACTTTAAAAAGTATAAAACCATAGAAAAAATTGAGATTCAACCTTATCATAAATTAGGTATTCACAAATGGAAAGCTTTAGGTTGGGAATATCAATTAGAAGATGCAAGAGAAAATACACCGGAGGAATTAGAAAATGCTTCAGCAATTTTAAAAGAATATTTTAAAGAAGTAAAAATTAATTAG